A region from the Streptomyces sp. 3214.6 genome encodes:
- a CDS encoding glyceraldehyde-3-phosphate dehydrogenase encodes MTLNDDSFTDWKNREEIAESMIPMIGKLHRERDVTILLHSRSLVNKSVVSILKTHRFARQIAGEELSVTETLPFLQALTTLDLGPSQIDIGMLAATYRADDRGLSVVDFTAEAVAGAAGANKIDRREPRDVVLYGFGRIGRLVARLLIEKSGSGNGLRLRAVVVRGGGDQDLVKRASLLRRDSVHGQFQGTITVDEANSKIIANGNEITVIYADDPTEVDYTAYGISNAILIDNTGKWRDREGLAKHLRPGVDKVVLTAPGKGDVPNIVHGVNHDTIKPDERILSCASCTTNAIVPPLKAMADEYGVLRGHVETVHSFTNDQNLLDNYHKADRRGRSAPLNMVITETGAASAVAKALPDLKAPITGSSIRVPVPDVSIAILSLRLGRETSRDEVLEYLREVSLTSPLKRQIDFTTAPDAVSMDFIGSRHASIIDAGATKVDGDNAILYLWYDNEFGYSCQVVRVVQHVSGVEYPTYPAPAV; translated from the coding sequence GTGACGCTCAACGACGATTCGTTCACTGACTGGAAGAACCGCGAGGAGATCGCGGAGTCGATGATCCCGATGATCGGGAAGCTGCACCGCGAGCGGGACGTGACGATCCTGCTGCACAGCCGCTCCCTGGTGAACAAGTCGGTGGTCAGCATCCTCAAGACCCACCGGTTCGCCCGGCAGATCGCGGGCGAGGAACTCTCGGTCACCGAGACGCTGCCCTTCCTCCAGGCCCTCACCACACTCGACCTCGGGCCGTCGCAGATCGACATCGGCATGCTCGCCGCGACCTACCGGGCCGACGACCGCGGCCTGTCGGTGGTCGACTTCACCGCCGAGGCGGTGGCCGGCGCCGCGGGCGCGAACAAGATCGACCGTCGTGAGCCGCGCGACGTCGTGCTCTACGGCTTCGGCCGCATCGGCCGCCTCGTGGCCCGCCTGCTCATCGAGAAGTCCGGCTCCGGCAACGGCCTGCGGCTGCGCGCCGTCGTGGTGCGCGGCGGCGGCGACCAGGACCTGGTGAAGCGCGCCTCGCTGCTGCGCCGCGACTCCGTCCACGGCCAGTTCCAGGGCACGATCACGGTCGACGAGGCCAACAGCAAGATCATCGCCAATGGCAACGAGATCACGGTGATCTACGCCGACGACCCGACCGAGGTCGACTACACGGCATACGGCATCAGCAACGCCATCCTCATCGACAACACCGGCAAGTGGCGCGACCGCGAGGGCCTCGCCAAGCACCTCCGGCCGGGTGTCGACAAGGTCGTGCTCACCGCGCCCGGCAAGGGCGACGTGCCGAACATCGTGCATGGCGTCAACCACGACACCATCAAGCCGGACGAGCGGATCCTGTCCTGCGCGTCCTGCACCACCAACGCGATCGTCCCGCCGCTGAAGGCGATGGCCGACGAGTACGGTGTGCTGCGCGGCCACGTGGAGACCGTCCACTCGTTCACCAACGACCAGAACCTGCTGGACAACTACCACAAGGCGGACCGTCGCGGTCGTTCGGCGCCGCTGAACATGGTCATCACCGAGACCGGCGCCGCGTCGGCCGTCGCCAAGGCGCTGCCCGACCTCAAGGCGCCGATCACCGGCAGTTCGATCCGGGTGCCGGTGCCGGACGTGTCGATCGCGATCCTCAGCCTGCGCCTGGGCCGGGAGACGAGTCGTGACGAGGTCCTGGAGTACCTGCGCGAGGTGTCGCTGACCTCGCCGCTGAAGCGCCAGATCGACTTCACCACGGCCCCGGACGCGGTGTCGATGGACTTCATCGGCTCGCGCCACGCCTCGATCATCGACGCCGGCGCCACCAAGGTCGACGGCGACAACGCGATCCTCTACCTCTGGTACGACAACGAGTTCGGCTACTCCTGCCAGGTCGTCCGCGTCGTCCAGCATGTCTCCGGGGTGGAGTACCCGACGTACCCGGCGCCGGCCGTCTGA
- the gndA gene encoding NADP-dependent phosphogluconate dehydrogenase gives MNATAAIGVTGLGVMGRNLARNFARNGYTVAVHNRSAGRTRALVEEFGHEGAFVPAESAADFVAALERPRRLMIMVQAGAVTDAVIEEFAPLLEPGDMIIDGGNAHYADTRRREEALRERGLHFVGAGVSGGEEGALNGPAVMVGGSTESYDVLGPMFESISAKVDGEPCATHIGTDGAGHFVKMVHNGIEYADMQLIAEAYDLLRQVAGYTPAEIADVFRTWNEGRLGSYLIEITAEVLAHTDAVTGKPFVDIVADAAGQKGTGRWTVQTALDLGSPVTAIAQATFARAASSQAELRAAYAGLPGGTTPPLSRTEATRFTSQVEHALYASKVIAYDQGWKMILDAAGEFGWKIDLGAVARIWRGGCIIRASFLDRIRAAYAADPDLVSLLGEMEFAMEITDAQVPWRETVASAARRGIPVPAFSAALAHYDTLRAGRLPAALLQGQRDYFGAHTYQRTDRPGAFHTHWAEAGRPETSA, from the coding sequence GTGAACGCAACCGCCGCCATCGGCGTCACCGGCCTCGGCGTGATGGGCCGCAACCTCGCGCGCAACTTCGCCCGCAACGGTTACACCGTCGCCGTCCACAACCGCTCCGCCGGACGCACCCGCGCGCTTGTCGAGGAGTTCGGCCACGAGGGCGCCTTCGTCCCCGCCGAGTCGGCCGCGGACTTCGTGGCCGCGCTCGAACGGCCCCGCCGACTGATGATCATGGTGCAGGCGGGTGCGGTCACCGACGCGGTCATCGAGGAGTTCGCCCCGCTCCTGGAGCCCGGCGACATGATCATCGACGGCGGCAACGCCCACTACGCCGACACCCGCCGCCGCGAGGAGGCCCTGCGCGAGCGCGGCCTCCACTTCGTCGGCGCCGGCGTCTCCGGCGGCGAGGAGGGCGCGCTGAACGGGCCGGCCGTCATGGTCGGCGGCTCGACCGAGTCGTACGACGTCCTCGGCCCCATGTTCGAGTCGATCAGCGCGAAGGTCGACGGCGAGCCGTGTGCCACGCACATCGGCACCGACGGTGCCGGACACTTCGTCAAGATGGTCCACAACGGCATCGAGTACGCCGACATGCAGCTCATCGCCGAGGCGTACGACCTGCTGCGCCAGGTCGCCGGCTACACCCCGGCCGAGATCGCCGACGTCTTCCGCACCTGGAACGAGGGCCGGCTCGGCTCCTACCTGATCGAGATCACCGCCGAGGTCCTCGCCCACACCGACGCCGTCACCGGCAAGCCGTTCGTCGACATCGTCGCCGACGCCGCCGGTCAGAAGGGCACCGGCCGCTGGACCGTGCAGACGGCTCTGGACCTGGGCTCCCCGGTCACCGCCATCGCGCAGGCCACCTTCGCCCGGGCCGCCTCCAGCCAGGCCGAACTGCGTGCCGCCTACGCAGGCCTCCCCGGCGGCACCACGCCCCCGCTTAGCCGGACCGAGGCCACGCGCTTCACGTCCCAGGTCGAGCACGCCCTGTACGCGTCGAAGGTCATCGCCTACGACCAGGGCTGGAAGATGATCCTGGACGCGGCCGGCGAGTTCGGCTGGAAGATCGACCTCGGCGCGGTCGCCCGGATCTGGCGCGGCGGCTGCATCATCCGCGCCTCGTTCCTCGACCGTATCCGCGCCGCGTACGCCGCCGACCCGGACCTGGTCAGCCTGCTCGGCGAGATGGAGTTCGCCATGGAGATCACCGACGCACAGGTGCCCTGGCGGGAGACCGTGGCCTCCGCCGCCCGCCGAGGCATCCCCGTCCCGGCCTTCTCCGCCGCGCTCGCCCACTACGACACGCTGCGCGCCGGCCGTCTGCCCGCCGCGCTCCTGCAGGGCCAGCGCGACTACTTCGGCGCCCACACCTACCAGCGCACCGACCGCCCCGGCGCCTTCCACACCCACTGGGCGGAGGCCGGCCGCCCGGAGACGTCGGCCTGA
- a CDS encoding glutamine synthetase family protein, protein MERLAADGIDVVRVTYPDLMGTDRARDVLLEELPRAMEHGLAFCRAVYHTSPQGDVVPVDGGLNAGLPDITVRPDLDTLVALPWEPGVATCLAEVVDPATGAPAPESPRDLLRGVLARCRERDLRPVVGPELEYFLCEPDPAGGWRRYARDRGVVYTAGLRADPDNHLLRTLRHVRDLKIGVLSGNHEFDGGQFEINLLHSEALSAADRAFRFKAAIKELARREGRLATFMAKPFNDAGGSGFHLHLSCEDAEGRNAFDDPAGAYGLSAQARHAVAGVLAHAPALAALANPTVNSAKRFGPDTLAPWLIDWGLDNRSAMVRVPPERGPGARLELRLGDASANPYLLIAGTVAAALLGIEAGEEPPAPLEGYGYDTAKAAVLPMSLSAALDALEADTALTELLGKSFTSSFLTYKRNEVERFQRHVTDWEFTEYAHHL, encoded by the coding sequence ATGGAGCGGCTCGCCGCCGACGGCATCGACGTCGTCCGGGTGACCTATCCCGACCTCATGGGCACCGACCGGGCCCGGGACGTGCTGCTGGAGGAGCTGCCCCGCGCCATGGAGCACGGACTCGCCTTCTGCCGGGCCGTCTACCACACCAGTCCGCAGGGGGACGTCGTACCGGTCGACGGCGGCCTGAACGCGGGGCTGCCGGACATCACCGTACGACCGGATCTCGACACACTGGTCGCCCTCCCGTGGGAGCCCGGTGTCGCCACCTGTCTCGCGGAAGTCGTCGACCCCGCCACCGGGGCCCCGGCGCCCGAGTCGCCCCGCGACCTGCTGCGGGGCGTCCTCGCCCGATGCCGGGAGCGGGACCTGCGTCCGGTCGTCGGACCCGAACTGGAGTACTTCCTGTGCGAACCGGACCCGGCCGGCGGCTGGCGCCGCTACGCACGGGACCGCGGCGTCGTCTACACGGCGGGGCTGCGCGCGGACCCCGACAACCACCTGCTGCGCACCCTGAGACACGTCCGCGATCTGAAGATCGGCGTGCTCAGCGGCAACCACGAGTTCGACGGCGGCCAGTTCGAGATCAACCTCCTGCACTCGGAGGCGCTGTCGGCCGCCGACCGGGCCTTCCGCTTCAAGGCCGCGATCAAGGAACTGGCCCGCCGGGAGGGTCGGCTCGCCACCTTCATGGCGAAGCCATTCAACGACGCCGGCGGCTCCGGCTTCCACCTCCACCTGTCGTGCGAGGACGCCGAGGGCCGCAACGCCTTCGATGATCCCGCGGGCGCGTACGGACTCTCCGCGCAGGCCCGGCACGCCGTCGCCGGTGTCCTCGCGCACGCACCCGCCCTCGCCGCGCTGGCCAACCCGACCGTCAACTCCGCCAAGCGCTTCGGCCCCGACACCCTCGCGCCCTGGCTGATCGACTGGGGCCTGGACAACCGCAGTGCGATGGTCCGCGTCCCGCCCGAGCGCGGGCCCGGAGCGCGCCTCGAACTCCGGCTCGGCGACGCGAGCGCCAACCCCTACCTGCTGATCGCCGGGACCGTCGCCGCGGCCCTGCTCGGCATCGAGGCCGGCGAGGAGCCGCCCGCCCCGCTGGAGGGCTACGGCTACGACACCGCCAAGGCGGCCGTCCTGCCCATGAGCCTGTCCGCCGCGCTCGACGCGCTGGAGGCGGACACCGCTCTGACCGAACTCCTCGGTAAGAGCTTCACCAGCTCCTTCCTCACCTATAAGCGCAACGAGGTCGAACGCTTCCAACGGCACGTCACCGACTGGGAGTTCACCGAGTACGCCCACCACCTGTGA
- a CDS encoding cytochrome P450 encodes MTEILTPAVSEPMPLADVDLADLDNFTDGVTPWRMFHTLRHEDPVHWQPEEAPNSGFWAVTRHADIARVDRDAETFTSTRFVNLEEVDDDQIKKRASILELDGVRHRALRSVIQRQFGAGVINSYADFLRGLTAKTLDAALAKGTFDFVKEVSADFPINVLARLLDVPSEDNQQLIDWGNRIIGNTDPDYADVLLHSAESEKYRDLPFRSPASLEVFAYGRELARQRRGGEGGDLVSKLVNTTPRDGVPLSAQDFDNYFLLLVVAGNETTRHTITHSMLALLQHPEQLARLKDDPSLIPTAVEEFLRWASPVYHFRRTATRDVELGGKQITEGDKVVMWFASGNRDEDVFGNPYDFDVARQHNDHVTFGKGSPHLCLGNLLARTEIRIMFEELIPRLADIRLAGDVPRVRSNFVNGIKKLPVEVTLA; translated from the coding sequence ATGACCGAGATCCTGACCCCCGCCGTGAGCGAGCCCATGCCGCTCGCCGACGTCGACCTCGCCGACCTGGACAACTTCACCGACGGCGTCACCCCCTGGCGCATGTTCCACACCCTGCGCCACGAGGACCCGGTGCACTGGCAGCCCGAGGAGGCCCCCAACTCCGGCTTCTGGGCGGTGACCCGGCACGCCGACATCGCCCGCGTCGATCGTGACGCCGAGACCTTCACCTCCACCAGGTTCGTCAACCTCGAGGAGGTCGACGACGACCAGATCAAGAAGCGCGCCTCCATCCTGGAGCTGGACGGCGTCCGTCACCGGGCCCTGCGCAGCGTGATCCAGCGCCAGTTCGGCGCCGGCGTCATCAACAGTTACGCCGACTTCCTGCGCGGTCTGACGGCGAAGACCCTGGACGCGGCTCTCGCCAAGGGCACCTTCGACTTCGTGAAGGAGGTGTCCGCCGACTTTCCCATCAACGTGCTGGCCCGGCTGCTGGACGTCCCGTCCGAGGACAACCAGCAGCTCATCGACTGGGGCAACCGCATCATCGGCAACACCGACCCCGACTACGCGGACGTCCTGCTGCACAGCGCGGAGAGCGAGAAGTACCGCGATCTGCCGTTCCGCTCGCCCGCCTCACTCGAAGTCTTCGCGTACGGAAGGGAGTTGGCACGTCAGCGGCGCGGGGGCGAGGGCGGCGACCTGGTCTCGAAGCTCGTCAACACCACTCCACGCGACGGAGTCCCGCTCTCGGCGCAGGACTTCGACAACTATTTCCTGCTCCTGGTCGTGGCCGGCAACGAGACCACCCGGCACACCATCACCCACTCGATGCTGGCTCTCCTCCAGCACCCCGAGCAACTCGCCCGGCTCAAGGACGACCCGTCCCTGATCCCCACCGCGGTGGAGGAGTTCCTGCGCTGGGCCTCGCCCGTCTACCATTTCCGGCGCACCGCGACCCGGGACGTCGAACTCGGCGGCAAGCAGATCACGGAGGGCGACAAGGTCGTGATGTGGTTCGCCTCCGGCAACCGCGACGAGGACGTCTTCGGCAACCCCTACGACTTCGACGTCGCCCGGCAGCACAACGACCACGTCACCTTCGGCAAGGGCAGCCCCCACCTGTGCCTGGGCAACCTGTTGGCCCGCACCGAGATCCGCATCATGTTCGAGGAACTCATCCCGCGCCTCGCCGACATCCGCCTGGCCGGAGACGTCCCGCGCGTGCGCTCCAACTTCGTCAACGGGATCAAGAAACTGCCCGTCGAGGTCACCCTCGCCTGA
- a CDS encoding MarR family winged helix-turn-helix transcriptional regulator, whose protein sequence is MSTTPRWLNADERRAWLAYVDFSTLLADHLNRQLRRDAGMTHADYSVLAYLSMAPDTTLGMSELAERLKITRSRLTHAVNRLREVGLVDRREDPADGRGQLAFLTDEGKVLLNKVAPGHVEAVRRVVFDVLTPEQVRQFAEIGEAISQALHRAESTHADPTVLPWRRR, encoded by the coding sequence ATGTCCACGACGCCCCGCTGGCTCAATGCCGACGAACGACGAGCCTGGCTGGCCTACGTCGACTTCTCCACCCTGCTCGCCGACCACCTCAACCGGCAGTTGCGGCGCGACGCCGGGATGACGCACGCCGACTACAGCGTGCTGGCCTATCTCTCCATGGCCCCCGACACCACCCTCGGCATGTCGGAGCTCGCCGAGCGGCTGAAGATCACGCGCAGTCGGCTCACCCATGCGGTGAACCGGCTGCGCGAGGTCGGTCTGGTGGACCGCAGGGAGGACCCCGCCGACGGGCGCGGCCAACTCGCCTTCCTCACCGACGAGGGCAAAGTCCTGCTGAACAAGGTCGCCCCCGGCCATGTGGAGGCCGTGCGCCGTGTGGTGTTCGACGTCCTCACCCCCGAACAGGTGCGCCAGTTCGCGGAGATCGGCGAGGCGATCAGCCAGGCCCTGCATCGAGCCGAGAGCACCCACGCCGACCCCACGGTGCTGCCCTGGCGCCGCCGGTAG
- a CDS encoding NAD(P)/FAD-dependent oxidoreductase, whose translation MVVAGASMDGLRAAEQLRAAGWTGAVTVVGDEPHMPYNRPPLSKEVLAGKAPFESLAFTPKAAAADVEWRLGTKVVAADLDRRTAALDDGSSLSYDGLVVATGMRPRRLRCPGPLTGRHTVRTLADAQGLREELTRPGVRVVVVGAGFIGCEVAATAVGLGVAEVTVVDPLPLPMVGPLGDLVARALLRRHEERGVGFALGVGVSGFEGDDEGQSAGDGRVTGVRLADGRVLPADVVVECVGSVANVEWLDGNRLDLADGVLTDEHLRVGGRPEVVAVGDVARFPNARYDGVPRRVEHWSIPTDTAKHAAQVLVAHLTGAEGESAFFAPLPTFWSDQHEFRLQSFGAPVLGRDDVRVLDGDPDGDVVVGYHVDGRLVGVVALGGRTTAMGAARYRAQLLRQPALTS comes from the coding sequence ATCGTCGTCGCGGGCGCCTCGATGGACGGTCTGCGCGCCGCCGAACAACTCCGGGCGGCGGGCTGGACCGGCGCCGTCACGGTCGTCGGGGACGAACCCCACATGCCCTACAACCGGCCGCCCCTGTCCAAGGAGGTGCTGGCCGGGAAGGCGCCCTTCGAGTCGCTGGCCTTCACCCCGAAGGCAGCCGCCGCCGACGTGGAGTGGCGGCTCGGGACCAAGGTCGTCGCGGCTGACCTCGACCGGCGGACCGCCGCACTCGACGACGGTTCGTCACTGTCGTACGACGGCCTGGTCGTCGCCACCGGCATGCGGCCCCGGCGGCTGCGCTGCCCGGGCCCGCTCACCGGCCGCCACACCGTCCGCACTCTCGCGGACGCCCAGGGGCTGCGCGAGGAACTGACCCGGCCCGGTGTCCGCGTGGTCGTGGTCGGGGCCGGCTTCATCGGCTGCGAGGTCGCCGCCACGGCCGTCGGCCTGGGCGTCGCCGAGGTGACGGTCGTCGACCCGCTGCCGCTGCCCATGGTCGGCCCGCTGGGCGACCTGGTCGCCCGCGCGCTGCTCCGGCGGCACGAGGAGCGCGGGGTGGGCTTCGCGCTCGGCGTCGGCGTGAGCGGCTTCGAGGGCGACGACGAGGGTCAGAGTGCGGGCGACGGCCGCGTCACCGGGGTACGCCTCGCCGACGGACGCGTGCTGCCCGCCGACGTCGTCGTCGAGTGCGTCGGCTCGGTCGCCAACGTCGAGTGGCTGGACGGCAACCGGCTCGACCTCGCCGACGGTGTGCTCACCGACGAGCACCTGCGGGTCGGGGGACGTCCGGAGGTCGTCGCGGTCGGGGACGTGGCCCGTTTTCCCAACGCCCGCTACGACGGCGTGCCCCGCCGGGTCGAGCACTGGTCGATCCCGACCGACACCGCCAAGCACGCGGCGCAGGTGCTCGTCGCCCATCTCACGGGCGCGGAAGGGGAGTCGGCCTTCTTCGCCCCGCTGCCCACGTTCTGGAGCGACCAGCACGAGTTCCGGCTGCAGTCCTTCGGGGCGCCGGTGCTCGGCAGGGACGACGTCCGTGTCCTGGACGGCGACCCGGACGGGGACGTCGTCGTCGGCTACCACGTCGACGGCCGCCTCGTCGGCGTCGTCGCGCTCGGCGGCCGCACCACCGCCATGGGCGCCGCCCGTTACCGCGCCCAGCTGTTGCGGCAGCCCGCCCTCACCTCCTAA
- a CDS encoding ferredoxin, with amino-acid sequence MKVVVDMNKCQDHGQCVFAAPDVFSLEADGRLAYVPDPDDALRDEVEEAADVCPLQAIRIED; translated from the coding sequence ATGAAGGTCGTCGTCGACATGAACAAATGCCAGGACCACGGCCAGTGCGTCTTCGCGGCCCCGGACGTCTTCTCGCTGGAGGCCGACGGCCGCCTGGCCTACGTCCCCGACCCCGACGACGCGCTGCGCGACGAGGTCGAGGAGGCCGCGGACGTATGTCCGCTGCAGGCCATCCGGATCGAGGACTGA
- a CDS encoding MFS transporter produces MTLSEESPVLDEPAASAPDAGGRRIPLWLAIVAASVPMFMVALDNLVVSTALHTLAVDLEANTQELQWFVNAYVLSFACLLMTGAALGDRFGRRMVFVVGIAVFTLASIGCGLSDTSAQLITFRTIQGFGAAAVMPLSLTLLSHAVPDRLRGMALGVWSGVSGLAVAMGPVVGGAVVDGLDWRWIFWINVPVCVIAIPLVLFALRESSLPGVRLDLVGMVLAAAGLCAVVWAIVHGEPDGWTSAKVLGAFVAGAVLLAVFVVWESRVAEPMLPLSFYKVRAFTLTNIVSATMYFGVFGSLFLLAQYLQIVPPRTPLEAGVRTLAWTLMPMFVAPVAGLLTDKVGGGRLMALGLFLQGVGLGWINLVADVDTEYSSLVGPMIVAGIGMGFVFAPTAAVVLGSVAKSHAGKASGANTTVREIGGALGIAVLSTVFVAHGSTRGPQEFVDGLHPAVWVGVAVVFAGALCALGIPRRRQAPEEV; encoded by the coding sequence ATGACGCTGTCCGAAGAAAGCCCGGTCCTCGACGAGCCGGCCGCCTCCGCCCCCGACGCCGGGGGCCGGCGCATACCCCTCTGGCTCGCGATCGTCGCGGCGAGCGTGCCGATGTTCATGGTCGCGCTCGACAACCTCGTCGTCTCCACCGCCCTGCACACCCTGGCCGTGGACCTGGAGGCGAACACGCAGGAACTGCAGTGGTTCGTCAACGCCTATGTGCTGAGCTTCGCCTGTCTGCTCATGACCGGCGCCGCGCTCGGCGACCGGTTCGGGCGGCGGATGGTCTTCGTCGTCGGCATCGCCGTCTTCACGCTGGCCTCCATCGGCTGCGGACTGTCCGACACCAGCGCCCAGTTGATCACCTTCCGTACGATCCAGGGCTTCGGCGCGGCGGCCGTGATGCCGCTGTCACTGACCCTGCTGTCCCACGCGGTGCCGGACCGGCTGCGCGGGATGGCGCTGGGCGTGTGGTCCGGTGTGAGCGGTCTGGCCGTGGCGATGGGCCCGGTGGTGGGCGGCGCGGTGGTCGACGGTCTGGACTGGCGGTGGATCTTCTGGATCAACGTGCCGGTGTGTGTGATCGCGATCCCGCTGGTGCTGTTCGCCCTGCGGGAGAGCTCCCTGCCCGGCGTCCGCCTCGACCTGGTCGGCATGGTGCTGGCGGCGGCCGGTCTGTGCGCGGTGGTGTGGGCGATCGTGCACGGCGAGCCGGACGGCTGGACGTCGGCGAAGGTGCTGGGCGCGTTCGTGGCGGGCGCGGTGCTGCTGGCGGTGTTCGTCGTGTGGGAGTCCCGGGTCGCCGAGCCGATGCTGCCGCTGTCGTTCTACAAGGTGCGGGCCTTCACCCTCACCAACATCGTGTCGGCGACCATGTACTTCGGTGTCTTCGGCTCCCTGTTCCTGCTGGCCCAGTACCTCCAGATCGTGCCGCCACGCACCCCGCTGGAGGCCGGAGTGCGCACCCTGGCCTGGACGCTGATGCCGATGTTCGTCGCCCCCGTGGCGGGTCTGCTCACCGACAAGGTGGGCGGTGGCCGGCTGATGGCCCTCGGCCTGTTCCTGCAGGGTGTCGGCCTGGGCTGGATCAATCTGGTCGCCGACGTCGACACGGAGTACTCGTCGCTGGTCGGCCCGATGATCGTGGCCGGCATCGGCATGGGCTTCGTGTTCGCGCCGACGGCGGCGGTGGTGCTGGGCTCGGTGGCCAAGAGTCACGCGGGCAAGGCGTCCGGCGCCAACACCACGGTCCGCGAGATCGGCGGCGCGCTCGGAATCGCCGTACTGAGCACGGTGTTCGTGGCGCACGGCAGCACGCGGGGGCCGCAGGAGTTCGTGGACGGGCTGCATCCCGCGGTGTGGGTGGGCGTCGCGGTGGTGTTCGCCGGCGCGCTGTGCGCCCTCGGCATCCCGCGCCGCCGCCAGGCTCCCGAAGAGGTCTGA
- a CDS encoding cellulase family glycosylhydrolase, with protein MRTTCRPRPLTVLLTRLAAFLGLVVLVGALCPAVAQAQGRAQPSSKALATGLHISNGRLVEGNGNDFVMRGVNHAHTWYQGKTQQSLADIKAMGANTVRVVLADGHRWTANSAADVAAVVAQCKANRLICVLEVHDTTGYGEDGAAGTLDQAADYWIGLKDVLAGQENYIIVNIGNEPWGNSSPEGWTAPTIAAIKKLRNAGFDHTIMVDAPNWGQDLQGVMRANAQSVYAADPTGNLIFSIHMYSVYDTAAEITDYLNAFVNAKLPILIGEFGGPADQWGDPDEDTMMAAAQQLKLGYLAWSWSGNTDPILDLTLNFDPKQLSSWGQRVFNGVNGIAQTAKEATVYGGGIPGDTQAPTAPGTPTASAVTATSATLAWSAATDNVGVAGYDVVRINGTAETPVAASTTNTATVTGLTANTAYTFAVYARDAAGNRSARSAAVNVTTGSAPAVLCSVGYRVVGEWPGGFQGEITLRNTGATAISGWKLGFAFADGQTVTNMWGGTATQSGGAVSVAPASYTSTIPAAGSVTVGFIAGKGATNTAPTAFTLNGGACATS; from the coding sequence ATGCGCACCACCTGCCGCCCGCGGCCCCTGACCGTCCTGCTGACCAGGCTCGCCGCGTTTCTCGGGCTGGTGGTCCTCGTCGGCGCTCTCTGCCCGGCCGTCGCGCAGGCCCAGGGCCGGGCCCAGCCGTCGTCCAAGGCCCTCGCCACCGGACTGCACATCAGCAACGGCCGTCTGGTCGAGGGCAACGGGAACGACTTCGTCATGCGCGGCGTCAACCATGCCCACACCTGGTATCAGGGCAAGACGCAGCAGTCGCTCGCCGACATCAAGGCGATGGGCGCCAACACCGTGCGCGTCGTTCTCGCCGACGGCCATCGTTGGACCGCCAACAGCGCCGCGGACGTGGCGGCGGTCGTCGCCCAGTGCAAGGCCAACCGGCTCATCTGCGTCCTGGAGGTGCACGACACCACCGGGTACGGCGAGGACGGCGCGGCCGGCACGCTCGACCAGGCGGCCGACTACTGGATCGGCCTGAAGGACGTGCTCGCCGGCCAGGAGAACTACATCATCGTCAACATCGGCAACGAGCCCTGGGGCAACAGCAGCCCAGAGGGCTGGACCGCCCCCACCATCGCCGCGATCAAGAAGCTGCGCAACGCCGGGTTCGATCACACGATCATGGTGGACGCACCCAACTGGGGCCAGGACCTGCAGGGCGTCATGCGGGCCAACGCCCAGTCCGTCTACGCCGCCGACCCCACCGGCAACCTGATCTTCTCGATCCACATGTACAGCGTCTACGACACCGCGGCGGAGATCACCGACTATCTGAACGCCTTCGTCAACGCCAAACTGCCCATCCTCATAGGGGAGTTCGGCGGTCCCGCCGATCAGTGGGGCGACCCCGACGAGGACACCATGATGGCCGCCGCCCAGCAGCTCAAGCTCGGCTACCTGGCCTGGTCCTGGAGCGGCAACACCGACCCGATCCTCGACCTGACGCTCAACTTCGATCCCAAGCAGCTCAGTTCGTGGGGGCAGCGCGTCTTCAACGGCGTCAACGGCATCGCCCAGACCGCGAAGGAAGCCACCGTCTACGGCGGCGGCATCCCGGGCGACACCCAGGCGCCGACTGCCCCCGGCACACCGACCGCGTCCGCCGTGACGGCGACCTCCGCCACCCTCGCCTGGAGCGCGGCCACCGACAACGTCGGCGTCGCCGGCTACGACGTCGTACGGATCAACGGAACGGCCGAGACCCCCGTCGCCGCGTCCACCACGAACACCGCGACCGTGACTGGGCTGACCGCGAACACCGCGTACACCTTCGCCGTCTACGCCCGCGACGCTGCCGGGAACCGCTCCGCACGTTCGGCCGCGGTGAACGTCACCACCGGCAGCGCGCCGGCCGTGCTCTGTTCCGTCGGCTACCGCGTCGTGGGGGAGTGGCCGGGCGGCTTCCAGGGCGAGATCACCCTGCGCAACACCGGCGCCACCGCGATCAGCGGCTGGAAGCTCGGCTTCGCCTTCGCCGACGGTCAGACCGTCACCAACATGTGGGGCGGGACCGCCACCCAGAGCGGCGGCGCGGTGAGCGTCGCCCCCGCCTCCTACACCTCCACCATCCCCGCGGCCGGCTCGGTCACCGTCGGCTTCATCGCAGGCAAGGGCGCGACCAACACCGCACCGACCGCGTTCACCCTCAACGGAGGTGCCTGCGCCACCAGTTGA